The genomic interval CAGCTTTTAAGAAGCTCATTCAATTCTATAGAATGGATCGTTCTCTCTTAATCTTCTGAACGTCTTCTCTTTTCTTCCCTCTTCCAAGGCTGAAAAATTAACTTGATTCCGAGACTCCCCAAAAGAAGGAGAAGTTTCGGGGATATCTCCGTCTCCTTTAGAGAATGATCTGCAAATTCTACGGAGACATACAAGCAGAGGCTATGTTTCCCGGAGAATTCTTTCACCTTATGGCGGGAAGGAAGAATTTTCTCTAAAATCTGGAGAATATGTTCTTCCAGTGGCGCATGCGCATCCAAGGTAGAATGAAGTTGCCAGTGACCAAAACCGAGAGGCTTTCCTTCCTTATCGGTCGCCATCCTCGGGGTACTGAAATCAGGTTTTAAGTCCAATTGTCTCGTAACATCTTCTGAATTGAGTTCGTCTTCATTTACTGAAAGGATCGCCCAGGTAAGCGGGTTGCTTGTATACGCATTCATGAATTTAGCACACAGTTTTAATTTTTAAGTCGTTTTAAATACAATTTAACACAATTCACAGTTTTTTCACCTTTGAGGACTGTTTTCAATATTCTCAGAATATAAATTCGGATGAGAATCTGGTAAAAATGTGTCGGATAAAAAATTTTCCTTTATTAACATTTCATCGGTTTTATCTGTTGCAGATAAGGTAAATTTATCCTCTAATCTCTCTCGGGGGCTTGATAATGAAAACAATTTTAGTGATTGAGGACGATCCGGATATTGGAAATTTAATTCGAAAATCCTTAGATTCGGCGCACTATTCAACCACTCTCCAGACAAGCGGAGAGGAAGGTCTTAAATTCTACAAAGCAAACCATCCCGACATGGTCATCTTGGATCTCTCCCTTCCCGACATAGATGGAATCGAAGTTTGCAGGACCGTCCGAAGGAACGACGAAAATACTCCAATCTTCATCGTTACTGCAAGGAATGAAGAAATCGACAGAATCATGGGACTCGAATTGGGTGC from Leptospira stimsonii carries:
- a CDS encoding DUF4279 domain-containing protein — encoded protein: MNAYTSNPLTWAILSVNEDELNSEDVTRQLDLKPDFSTPRMATDKEGKPLGFGHWQLHSTLDAHAPLEEHILQILEKILPSRHKVKEFSGKHSLCLYVSVEFADHSLKETEISPKLLLLLGSLGIKLIFQPWKREEKRRRSED